The Verrucomicrobiota bacterium genome has a segment encoding these proteins:
- a CDS encoding radical SAM protein, which translates to MPDLTLVNLNMLFMRYGEQIERELHVPLGCLYLTRALEDAGFDVDFRDYQCAPFDDPFDMGNFLEFLKDPAPVIGLSCMANLLPFTILAIRAIKERWPDRTVVLGGVGSKAVEDKILTRFPWMDIISRGEAEVSGVELMRSLTDGRDLSTVRGISYRDGDGARHNPRQPRLKDLDAIPFPAFHKVDLKRYAGYGMMTSRGCPYPCTFCSVAPVWDLESYSRSAKNIVAEMAFLHREAGVDLFLFQDEFFISGKRQVMEFCKALVESRLGVEWKAFGRVNLVDEEMMHAMADCGCLELRFGIESGSDRILKETKKGFTAAQALELIPKAVDIFPRTDTFFIWGFPFETMEDFNQTLFQMVSFRMMGARILPSLLSLLPQTVLYEEWKDKATLEFCPYLLPEFVFTGHEVCRGGEVEIPDEHRDYFDLIRANSDIFPGFFHIDLEHNVLPKLELLREFGFYPIPEGKKPKDGTESCGAHSPKTAPHELATGAGREGGGMKDQR; encoded by the coding sequence ATGCCCGACCTGACACTTGTCAACCTCAACATGCTCTTCATGCGGTATGGGGAGCAGATCGAGCGCGAGCTGCACGTGCCGCTTGGGTGCCTGTACCTGACGCGCGCGCTCGAGGACGCCGGTTTCGACGTCGATTTCCGCGATTACCAGTGCGCGCCCTTCGATGATCCCTTCGACATGGGCAACTTCCTCGAGTTCCTCAAGGACCCGGCGCCCGTCATCGGCCTGTCGTGCATGGCCAACCTGCTGCCGTTCACGATCCTGGCGATTCGGGCGATCAAGGAGCGGTGGCCGGACCGGACCGTCGTGCTCGGCGGGGTGGGGTCGAAGGCGGTCGAGGACAAGATCCTCACGCGGTTTCCGTGGATGGACATCATCAGCCGCGGCGAGGCGGAAGTCTCGGGCGTCGAGCTGATGCGATCGCTCACCGACGGACGCGATCTCTCGACGGTGCGTGGCATCTCGTACCGCGACGGCGACGGCGCACGCCACAATCCGAGGCAACCACGGCTCAAGGACCTCGACGCGATCCCGTTCCCGGCCTTCCACAAGGTTGACCTGAAACGGTACGCCGGCTACGGCATGATGACGAGCCGCGGCTGTCCGTATCCGTGCACGTTCTGCTCGGTCGCGCCGGTATGGGACCTCGAGAGCTACTCGCGCAGTGCAAAGAACATCGTCGCCGAGATGGCGTTCCTACACAGAGAAGCCGGCGTTGATCTGTTCCTCTTCCAGGACGAGTTCTTCATCTCGGGCAAGCGGCAGGTGATGGAGTTCTGCAAGGCGCTCGTCGAGTCCAGGTTAGGTGTCGAGTGGAAAGCGTTCGGGCGCGTTAACCTCGTCGACGAGGAGATGATGCACGCCATGGCCGACTGCGGTTGCCTCGAACTGCGGTTCGGCATTGAGTCGGGCTCCGACCGGATTCTTAAGGAGACGAAAAAAGGCTTCACGGCGGCGCAGGCGCTCGAGCTGATCCCGAAAGCGGTCGACATCTTCCCGCGCACGGACACGTTCTTCATCTGGGGGTTCCCGTTCGAGACGATGGAGGACTTCAACCAGACGCTGTTCCAGATGGTGTCGTTCCGTATGATGGGCGCGCGCATCTTGCCGAGTCTGCTCTCGCTCTTGCCGCAGACGGTGCTCTACGAGGAGTGGAAGGACAAGGCCACGCTCGAGTTCTGCCCGTACCTGCTGCCCGAGTTCGTCTTCACCGGTCACGAGGTCTGTCGTGGCGGCGAGGTCGAGATCCCCGACGAGCACCGCGACTACTTCGACCTCATCAGGGCCAATTCCGACATCTTCCCCGGCTTCTTTCACATCGACCTGGAGCACAACGTCCTGCCCAAGCTCGAACTGCTCCGCGAGTTCGGCTTCTACCCCATCCCCGAAGGCAAGAAACCGAAGGACGGCACCGAGTCGTGCGGTGCACACTCGCCCAAGACCGCGCCGCATGAACTGGCGACAGGGGCGGGGAGAGAAGGCGGAGGAATGAAGGATCAACGATGA